Proteins from a genomic interval of Yoonia sp. GPGPB17:
- a CDS encoding enoyl-CoA hydratase/isomerase family protein, with protein MTDIIIRKTGRAGHITLNRTKALNALTWDMCLAIEGALDDWRNDPDVALILIDGAGDRAFCSGGDIAEMYASGQRGDYDYGRRFWRDEYRLNAKIYNYDKPIVTFLHGFTMGGGVGVGCHGGHRIVCESSQIAMPECSIGLVPDIGGSLILAKAPGHCGEFLGLSGDRMDAGDAIYVGFADHYVPQEAWGDLKQALITSGESTVIEHHCQAGPPARLRAWQDEIDSVFAAGNLGDIYNAMPDAPGPAIAHVRKLMDRNAPLAMAVAAQIIQAARHSGGIEDALDREFRYTYRCVAQGDFIEGIRAAIIDRDRAPKWQHGSWGDVSDHDVAEMTRDLCKDALQWKENA; from the coding sequence ATGACGGATATCATCATCCGCAAGACCGGGCGCGCAGGGCATATTACGCTAAACCGTACCAAGGCGCTGAACGCGCTGACATGGGATATGTGTCTGGCAATTGAGGGCGCATTGGATGACTGGCGAAATGACCCCGATGTTGCGCTGATCCTGATAGATGGTGCGGGCGACAGGGCCTTTTGTTCAGGTGGCGATATCGCTGAGATGTACGCCTCTGGTCAACGGGGTGACTATGATTACGGGCGGCGGTTCTGGCGGGATGAGTACCGGCTGAATGCAAAAATCTATAATTATGACAAACCCATCGTCACCTTTCTGCACGGTTTCACCATGGGTGGCGGCGTCGGGGTTGGCTGTCATGGCGGGCACAGGATCGTCTGCGAAAGCAGCCAGATCGCCATGCCGGAATGCTCCATCGGTCTGGTCCCGGATATCGGCGGATCTTTGATTCTGGCCAAGGCGCCGGGACATTGTGGTGAGTTCCTTGGGCTAAGTGGCGACCGCATGGATGCTGGCGATGCAATCTATGTAGGCTTTGCAGATCACTATGTACCGCAAGAGGCGTGGGGCGATCTGAAACAGGCGCTCATCACCAGCGGTGAAAGCACGGTGATCGAGCATCATTGCCAAGCAGGCCCGCCAGCGCGCCTGCGCGCCTGGCAGGACGAAATCGACAGTGTCTTCGCAGCTGGAAATCTGGGCGACATTTACAATGCCATGCCCGATGCGCCCGGCCCTGCCATTGCGCATGTGCGCAAGCTGATGGACCGCAACGCCCCTTTGGCGATGGCCGTTGCGGCCCAGATTATTCAAGCGGCCCGCCACTCAGGGGGCATTGAGGACGCGCTCGATCGCGAATTCCGCTATACCTATCGCTGTGTCGCGCAAGGGGACTTTATCGAGGGGATCCGCGCGGCCATCATTGACCGCGACCGCGCGCCGAAATGGCAGCATGGCAGTTGGGGTGATGTATCAGACCATGACGTCGCAGAGATGACGCGGGATTTGTGCAAGGACGCACTACAATGGAAGGAAAACGCATGA
- a CDS encoding acyl-CoA dehydrogenase family protein, giving the protein MNFELTDEQSAIFDMAQSFGAEHIAPNARTWESDGTIPKELWTNLAGLGFGGLYVSEDRGGSGLSRLDATLVFEALAQSCASVSAFLSIHNMCARMIDAYGSDALKDRILPKALTMDTILSYCLTEPGSGSDAAALKTKAARDNAGYQLTGTKAFISGGGYSDAYIVMARTSDDGPKGISAIVVEDGTQGLSFGGLEDKMGWRSQPTRQVQMDSCSVPAENLLGDEGMGFKYAMAGLDGGRLNIAACSIGAAQSALDQTVAYMAERKAFGKSIDQFQGLQFRLADMEIALQSARTFLRQAAWKLDTGAPDATKFCAMAKKLCTETGSDVADQCLQLHGGYGYLADYGIEKIVRDLRVHQILEGTNEIMRLITARHMIQ; this is encoded by the coding sequence ATGAACTTCGAACTGACCGATGAACAATCCGCAATATTCGATATGGCGCAGAGTTTTGGCGCAGAGCACATCGCTCCAAATGCGCGCACTTGGGAATCAGACGGCACGATCCCGAAAGAGCTTTGGACAAATCTTGCTGGGCTGGGGTTTGGCGGTCTTTATGTCTCTGAAGACCGTGGCGGATCGGGCCTGTCTCGGCTTGATGCCACACTGGTCTTCGAAGCGCTCGCGCAGTCATGCGCATCGGTTTCCGCGTTCCTTTCGATCCATAACATGTGCGCCCGTATGATTGATGCCTACGGGTCAGACGCGCTGAAAGATCGCATCTTGCCCAAAGCCCTGACGATGGACACGATCCTGTCGTACTGCCTGACCGAACCCGGCTCGGGCTCTGACGCCGCGGCGCTGAAGACAAAAGCAGCGCGCGACAACGCAGGCTATCAGCTGACCGGAACCAAGGCCTTCATTTCCGGGGGCGGCTATTCCGACGCTTACATCGTGATGGCGCGCACCAGCGATGATGGCCCAAAGGGGATCAGTGCGATTGTTGTCGAAGACGGCACGCAGGGCCTTTCGTTCGGTGGGTTGGAAGACAAGATGGGCTGGCGGTCGCAGCCCACCAGACAAGTGCAAATGGATAGCTGCTCCGTCCCGGCAGAAAACCTGTTGGGCGACGAAGGCATGGGCTTCAAATATGCGATGGCCGGGCTTGATGGCGGACGGCTGAATATTGCGGCCTGTTCCATCGGTGCCGCGCAATCCGCCCTCGATCAAACAGTCGCCTATATGGCCGAGCGTAAGGCCTTCGGCAAATCAATCGATCAGTTCCAGGGGCTACAGTTCCGATTGGCCGATATGGAAATCGCCCTGCAATCGGCCCGTACCTTCCTGCGACAGGCCGCCTGGAAACTCGACACAGGTGCACCAGACGCCACCAAGTTCTGCGCGATGGCCAAGAAACTCTGCACAGAAACCGGCAGCGACGTCGCCGACCAATGCCTGCAACTGCACGGTGGCTACGGGTATCTGGCCGACTACGGGATCGAAAAAATCGTGCGTGATTTGCGGGTGCACCAGATCCTTGAAGGCACCAACGAAATCATGCGCCTCATCACCGCACGCCACATGATCCAATGA
- a CDS encoding glycosyltransferase family 2 protein — protein sequence MRIGLGVITHRRPGGLVRLVESFGQMKVPDGVECTVLIAENDDVPTVDAHLETLRAKVPFDVQLSFEKERGIPFARNRVLDMAHEGKFDFLTFVDDDQIVHQDWLTMLYATIEGRALELVGGPWSVIAEPNAALSKQNKFVLRYYLDRSVELQTSKALHTCTPKEAKVHIYTHNWIVRLSSQKRLGIRFDETYRFTGGSDTKFYADVAAAGGLTGWSSDARVTEIWPAKRLTFSYLYRRRRDQTTMNYVRAGHRPKLKTVLLMSNRCMIFGFFKIVRAVFDDYKSFAEVVHSVAELSGVIRARRGLSSTLYARSDEVNDDPVQDFLRQ from the coding sequence GTGCGTATCGGGCTTGGTGTTATCACTCATCGGCGACCGGGTGGCCTTGTACGCCTAGTGGAAAGTTTCGGTCAAATGAAGGTGCCTGACGGTGTAGAATGCACTGTTCTGATTGCAGAAAATGATGATGTACCGACCGTGGATGCTCATCTTGAGACATTGCGTGCGAAAGTGCCCTTTGACGTGCAGTTATCATTTGAGAAAGAGCGTGGTATACCGTTTGCCCGCAACCGCGTGCTGGATATGGCGCATGAAGGAAAGTTTGATTTTTTGACGTTTGTCGATGACGATCAAATTGTACACCAAGACTGGCTGACCATGCTTTATGCCACGATTGAAGGGCGCGCATTAGAGCTTGTAGGCGGTCCGTGGAGCGTGATTGCCGAGCCGAACGCCGCTCTTTCGAAGCAGAATAAATTTGTTTTGCGATACTATCTAGACAGATCTGTCGAATTGCAGACATCCAAAGCCTTGCACACCTGTACACCCAAAGAGGCCAAAGTGCATATCTACACTCACAACTGGATTGTTCGTCTTTCAAGTCAGAAGCGCCTTGGTATTCGGTTTGATGAGACTTACCGTTTCACTGGTGGCTCCGATACAAAGTTCTATGCGGACGTTGCAGCGGCCGGTGGGTTGACTGGATGGAGTTCGGATGCGCGGGTAACAGAAATCTGGCCAGCAAAAAGGCTTACATTTTCTTACCTCTACCGGCGTAGGCGCGACCAAACCACTATGAACTATGTAAGGGCTGGGCATCGGCCGAAATTAAAAACAGTGTTGTTGATGTCCAATCGTTGCATGATATTTGGTTTCTTCAAAATAGTCCGTGCGGTGTTTGATGATTACAAGTCATTTGCCGAGGTTGTTCATTCAGTCGCAGAACTCTCGGGTGTGATCCGCGCTCGTCGCGGCCTATCCAGTACGCTTTATGCGCGATCAGACGAGGTCAATGATGACCCCGTCCAGGATTTTCTGCGGCAATAG
- a CDS encoding LysR family transcriptional regulator has protein sequence MENWDDVRVFLAVARAEGLSGAAPLLKMDPSTLGRRIVRLERDLGAALFVKSPQGYALTDLGERMKARAAEAEVHLARARDEGQGDTAALTGQIRIGAPDGAANFLLPQVCAAIQARNPQLEVQILALPRVVNLSRREADMAITVSPPAAGRLTVQKITDYRLHLATRTDAPPIQSLDDLGGRQIVGYIPDMIFDKELDYLGEIDATGVQMASNSVAVQLQMIRQAGVGIVHDFALPFAPELQMVLTDQIALTRSFYLVRHTSDRRSDRLTRFAAALRQGVQDEVVRLERTARLTAQPPI, from the coding sequence ATGGAAAACTGGGATGATGTGCGGGTGTTTCTGGCGGTAGCGCGTGCCGAGGGGTTATCCGGGGCGGCACCGCTTTTGAAGATGGACCCTTCTACGCTTGGACGGCGGATCGTGCGGTTGGAGCGAGACCTAGGTGCCGCACTCTTTGTCAAATCGCCTCAAGGCTATGCGCTGACCGATCTGGGTGAGCGGATGAAGGCCCGTGCCGCCGAGGCCGAAGTGCATCTGGCGCGGGCCCGCGATGAAGGGCAGGGGGACACTGCGGCACTGACAGGGCAGATTCGGATTGGTGCGCCCGATGGGGCGGCTAATTTCCTGCTGCCACAGGTCTGCGCCGCCATTCAGGCCAGGAACCCGCAACTCGAGGTGCAAATTTTGGCCTTGCCGCGCGTGGTCAATCTGTCGCGGCGCGAGGCGGATATGGCCATCACCGTCAGCCCACCCGCAGCAGGACGGTTGACGGTGCAAAAGATCACCGACTACCGATTACACCTTGCGACGCGCACAGATGCCCCCCCAATACAAAGTCTGGATGACCTCGGCGGGCGTCAGATTGTCGGCTATATTCCTGATATGATCTTTGACAAAGAGTTGGACTATCTGGGTGAGATTGACGCCACAGGCGTGCAGATGGCGTCAAATTCAGTCGCCGTACAGTTGCAGATGATCCGGCAGGCTGGTGTTGGGATCGTGCACGATTTTGCGTTGCCCTTTGCGCCGGAACTGCAGATGGTGCTAACCGATCAAATTGCACTGACCCGGTCATTCTATCTTGTCCGTCATACCTCTGACCGACGCTCTGATCGGTTGACCCGTTTTGCGGCTGCCCTGCGCCAAGGCGTGCAAGACGAGGTTGTGCGGTTGGAACGCACGGCACGCTTGACAGCACAGCCCCCCATTTGA
- a CDS encoding CBS domain-containing protein, which produces MLVSQMLKSKPETGVISVKPSSTVTDAAKLLSEHRIGTVVVSEDGEALNGILSERDIVRELGKRGAGCLNDPVSDLMTANLTTCSPSNSALEVLEIMTNGRFRHLPVMDDGKMVGLISIGDAVKGRLAQLAMEKESLEGMIMGH; this is translated from the coding sequence ATGCTTGTATCCCAAATGTTGAAATCGAAACCTGAGACGGGTGTGATCTCGGTCAAGCCATCATCAACTGTGACGGATGCGGCCAAACTTTTGTCAGAGCACCGGATTGGTACCGTTGTGGTTTCCGAAGATGGTGAAGCGCTGAATGGAATTCTATCAGAGCGCGATATCGTGCGGGAGCTTGGCAAGCGGGGTGCCGGTTGCCTGAACGATCCCGTCAGCGATTTAATGACGGCCAACTTGACCACATGCAGCCCATCGAACAGCGCGCTTGAGGTGCTGGAGATCATGACCAATGGGCGCTTTCGCCATTTGCCGGTCATGGACGACGGCAAGATGGTTGGTCTGATATCCATCGGGGATGCGGTCAAAGGGCGTCTTGCGCAGCTCGCGATGGAGAAAGAGTCCCTCGAAGGGATGATCATGGGGCATTAA
- the coaD gene encoding pantetheine-phosphate adenylyltransferase, whose translation MRVGLYPGTFDPVTHGHLDIIRRACSLVDRLVIGVAINRDKGPMFTLEERVAMIEAETSHLQAETGCVIVAHPFENLLIDCARDVGASVIIRGLRAVADFEYEYQMVGMNRVLDNSIETVFLMAEAQHQAIASKLVKEIARLGGDVSKFVTPAVNAALKERFAG comes from the coding sequence ATGCGCGTAGGACTTTACCCCGGTACATTTGATCCGGTCACGCATGGGCATCTCGATATCATTCGCCGCGCCTGTTCGCTGGTGGACCGTTTGGTGATTGGTGTGGCCATCAATCGCGACAAAGGACCAATGTTCACGCTGGAAGAGCGGGTTGCGATGATTGAAGCCGAAACATCACATTTGCAGGCTGAAACCGGCTGCGTGATCGTGGCGCACCCATTTGAAAACCTGCTGATTGATTGTGCGCGTGATGTTGGCGCCTCGGTCATTATTCGTGGTTTACGCGCGGTGGCGGATTTTGAGTATGAATATCAAATGGTTGGTATGAACCGTGTTTTGGATAACTCCATTGAAACCGTGTTCTTGATGGCCGAAGCGCAGCATCAGGCGATTGCATCCAAACTGGTCAAAGAGATTGCGCGACTGGGCGGTGATGTGTCCAAATTCGTGACGCCAGCGGTCAACGCCGCCTTGAAAGAGCGGTTCGCTGGTTGA
- a CDS encoding alpha/beta hydrolase has protein sequence MNWFWMIVGTYLIYAAAMVAMHPRVIYPFGPDVFDNPTFHQEVVSDRDVAMAIADGDDDLAVLFFMGNGGALAYFTFSLDAHQNAGRTVAAMEYPGGGGIPGRASEARLKADALAAYDWLATQHAGPIAVHGFSLGTGLAIHVAAAREVDAILLDAPYATLCALMTKASYLPACYLPGVQKWRSIDDVTALSAPVLIQHGTADQLIPIAYSAQLAAAMEEAGLAVTFHAVEGATHNNLPGQPGYQDRITAFLAEVQK, from the coding sequence TTGAACTGGTTCTGGATGATTGTTGGCACCTATCTGATTTACGCCGCCGCGATGGTCGCGATGCACCCACGCGTCATCTATCCGTTTGGTCCAGATGTGTTTGACAACCCGACGTTTCATCAGGAGGTCGTCTCGGATCGTGATGTTGCGATGGCCATTGCCGATGGCGACGATGACTTGGCCGTGTTGTTCTTTATGGGGAACGGCGGCGCCTTGGCGTATTTTACTTTTTCGTTGGATGCCCATCAAAACGCAGGTCGCACTGTGGCCGCGATGGAGTATCCAGGAGGTGGCGGCATCCCGGGCCGGGCGTCAGAGGCACGTTTGAAGGCAGATGCATTGGCCGCCTATGATTGGCTGGCGACGCAACATGCAGGGCCGATTGCGGTACATGGGTTTTCGCTTGGCACTGGTCTGGCGATCCATGTCGCTGCCGCGCGCGAAGTTGATGCCATTTTGCTGGATGCGCCTTATGCCACGCTTTGCGCATTGATGACAAAGGCGTCGTATCTGCCCGCATGTTATCTGCCCGGCGTTCAGAAATGGCGGTCAATTGATGACGTGACAGCCTTGTCAGCCCCTGTTCTGATCCAACATGGGACAGCGGATCAACTGATACCTATTGCCTATAGCGCACAATTGGCCGCCGCGATGGAAGAGGCGGGGCTGGCGGTGACATTTCATGCGGTTGAAGGCGCGACACACAACAACCTGCCGGGACAACCGGGATATCAGGACCGGATCACTGCGTTCCTAGCTGAAGTCCAGAAATAA